GTTCAAGCTAATGCACTTCTCGAATTCACCGATTTTCTTGATCGCTCCACCAAGCGCCCGCAAGGTCTTACTGAATACGGAGGCAGGGTCAAGCGCGGCGTAGGTGAAGTGATTCATTTGGTGCCGATACGGATACCGTCTGGAAAGCTGGGGATGTGCATTGATGATTTCTTCGCAGCTGGGAATACCAACAATCGCAACCGGAACCAATGTTTCGTTCAACAGGGTGCGCACCCAATCGCAGACTTGTTCGCGGGATTTTTCTGCTCCCTTGCGAAGCAGGTTGTCGAACTCGTCAAGCACGATGAGCTTGGTCTGGCACGTTTGAAGAAGAGTGACCAGGCGCTTGAATAGCGTCGAGCTGTTGCCGGTCACGTTGCTGCATCCCAGCTCCTGCAACATCGACGTTGTGAGGCTCTTGGTCGTGGCGCCCGCTTGTAGAGAGCAGTAGAACGCTGGAACAATTTCGGTCGTACCTGCCTCCGTGGTGACAATCCGCCTCTCACCGAACTGGCTCAAGGCTATCCTGCAAGCCGTTGATTTACCCGTCCCTGGTTCTCCAGTCAGGAGCGCTGATGCCGGTTCTCCCCGTGTCGTCGTGGCTTCAATGCTGCGGGTGATGCAACTCAGTGCATCGGCGTACTCAGGGTGGTTCACAACAAATTGTGCAAACTGCACCAGCTTGTCTTTGATCTCGTCGTTCATCATTACTTCCTAGGTAGTTCGAAGGTTTCGTAGTCGTCATCGTCATCAAGCGTGTCGTCAATAAGTTCAAGATCGATTTCCTCTGCAAGTTCGATGTGTTCGTTGATGTGTTGAACATCATCACTCAAGTTATTAGGGGCGGTAATGTTCTGTGTCTGGTTACTGCGAACATCACTGAGATGGGCGCGTTTACGTCGCGCATTGTTCGCTGTGCTCTCGCTCAGGGCCTGCCAGATCCGGCGCAATGTCTGCCGAGCTTCTTCGCCTGTAAAGAGCTTTGCCTCTTCCTTAAGCTTTTTTTGTACCAGTTCGTGTTCATACATGGACAAGCCAAACTGATAGCTATGCACTCCATCTGCTTGATAGAACGTACCGCTGCTCGGATCTCGCACGTAGACAGTACCGAGGTCCGTTCGGTCGTATAGAACTTCGACCTTTTGTGATGTCTTCAAATTACTTTCAATTATGGGTAGCCCCGGACCGGACCATGCCAGGTTCTTGAACCGAACTCGACCGCGATTGATAGTGCAGAAGTGAGTCGAAATACAGATAAAACTCAGAGCCTCAGCTGTAAAAACTTTCGGCGGATTCATTTTGTCTATGTATCGCTCCCACAGCACGTTTGCTGGCAGATAGCGATGGCCGTGACTCATTTTGTTGTAGTAGTTCAGAATCCAGTCATCGACGATCGCGCGAAACTCATCTAGCGTCATTACCGCTTCGCTTTCGGAGTCATAGTCTCCCCGCATTGTTGGATTGGACTTCGTGGTTCCGCTCAACCCATGAATGAGTTGTAGATTCAAAGTGCGGAAAAAGCTCTCAACGTGGGGTTTTTGGTTAGGTTGGCCCTTCGAGCAGAAGCGAACGGTGAACCCAAGGCGGTTGGCCAAGGCAAGCAGAGAGGCGTTGTAGAACTCTGGCCCGTTATCTACGACTAGCTCTTCCATGAGTCCGGCGGGGGAGCCATCCTCGCGCACGCGCAACGCATGACTCAGCGCGCTGGCGGTTTTTTCGAAACAAGGCGGAGTGAACGAAAGGCTCCAGCCAATAACCGAACTGGTTAGTACTTCTAGCAATACGGTTAGGTAGGCACGTCCTATGTAGATGCCATCCTCACCAACCAGGTGAATGTCTACTTCCTGAGTGTCCGCCTCGACCCTGCTCAATAGCCTTTCAGGGACGTGGATTCCTTTGCCGAAGCCATACTTTTTAGCTGCTGCTCTTGAGCCAAGTCGGGCGCGGTCCACGTCGTAGCTGTTGAGTGCTTTTAGCGCTCGGTAAAAAGTCGAAGCGGACGGTACGTCCAGCTTGCTTTCGGAGTGCAGGTTCAGCTCTTCCAGGTGAGATACGAACAATTTGTAGACCATCAGTGCAGGCGGCTTTGTGCTCTTCAAATAGTGATGGCGGATATAGTCCTGCATGACTTCCAGGGACTCTTGGCTCAACCGCTTGGCGCGTAGCTGCTTACCTGTTGCCAGATCGACAAGGGCGAGCGTGCTTTTTCCGTTTGCCAAGAAGAGCTTTACTTGCTCGTATAGCTTGGTGTACTTCGGCGGTTTTGGATCTCCCAACTCAGCGGCCATCGTCGCTACCGCAGCGAGAGTCTTTTCGCGTGGGAGCGAACCATGAAACATCTCTATAAGATTCTGGATGTAGTAGGACATGTGGTCGAGCTTGAGACGCTGAGCTGCGTCTAGCCTCACCAGTTGTAGGGCCTTTTGTTGATCCATCAGGGCGCTGCTGATTGGTACGAAACGGCCTTGGCGGATGAGCTGATCCACTTCTGTCTCAGGAAGGTACAAGGCGCCTTTATGGTTCACACCACGCATGAATATGCGTCCGTTGGCCTGATCGATGACCTCGACCAAATCCCCGTTCAGTTCGTACCGTGCCCCGATTTGTACAGTGTGCTGGTTCGGCATGCTTTACCCCCAGAAAACCCGGCTGCTGGTAGAAATTGGTTTGTCCCAGTTGCAGCGCAACTCTTGTTCAAAAAGCGCCGCAGACAGCGAGGCTGGAGAGGGAGGTGAGGGCAACGCCAGAAGGTCACCAATTTGCATGGGGGCTTTCAGCATGCTGAGCTGATCGCGCAGATAAGCCCGCTCAATTGGTGTCACGCCACGGGCCTGCGAGTAGGTCTTGATCAGGTTATTCAGCCGAGGCTGCTGGCGAATTTGGCTATCAGTGAGCAGTTGGAAGCGCTGCCCGCGCTTATGGAGGAATTCTTCTGCCGCGCGATACAGGGCTAGGTATTTGGGCTTGCGGTAGACGTTGTCTGGTTTGACTTCAACAAACGTGGTCGAGCCGTCCGAATAGAGAACCTCGAAGTCCGGTACATATGTACGGATCTTGCCCTCGACTTCCAGGACAAGCCGTTCGGGTTGCGGGCGATAGCTGATGACGTCCTTATCGTACTCCCAGTGGAAGCATGCATCTGCTTCCAGGCGTACTTCACAGACAATGGATTCGCCGTTCTTTCGAGAGGGGAAAATGGTTGTTTGTTTGCCAAACTGGCTGCGTTTTATGTTTCTTAGGGGCGAAGCTGTTTCGCCGCCATTAATCCGGAGTTTTTTCATGATGTTTGCTCGATATGAGTGGACTAGAGGTTGGTAGCCGTTTTTGGGCTTGTCAAACAGGTAGCTGGATTAATCGGCATAACATCATGGGTTTTCTCCTTGCTGCACGTTTGCTGTATTGACAACTTGAAAGTTGCACAAGTTAATCAATGACTTAGACAGTTTTATTTTATTGTCCCGCAGGGAGTTTCCGAGTTCTAAATCTGACGAACGGGCACAGAAAAAATCAGCGTAAATGCACTGTTCGAGAATAGAAGCGTTCGGAAGATGGTAGACGGCCAAAGATGGCCGAACATCCCAGTGAGGGATTCAGAAGAGGCGTAATAACGAGGGGAGGGAGTAGCAAGAGTGTTGCATCAGAGAGCTTCGCATTTGCTGGTCGGATTGACCTGATGCCTTCAAATACTAACAACTGTTTTCCGAAAAGTCAATAGCTAAGTTGCTCCCGATGTGACCTGCCGACTGCGCACTTGCCCGCGCCAGAGGGCCTGAAGTGCCCGTGCTATGTGGCTTTCACTCACAAGGCGAGCTAGGTCAGCTAGGTCTTTGAGGCCTCTGGTGTCGCTCTGTCGTGAAAGGCTGTTGCTACCTTGAAGCTCTTTGTGCAGTCCTTCTTCAGTGAAAAATGAAACGCTAACTGATGATGCGATTTTTTAGTTGGTCGTGAGTTGACACACAGATTTGATCGACTAAGTTCTTTTTATGTTTTCCAAATCTTAAGTTGGTAGCAGACCAAAAGCGCACTACTCAGCTGCATTCACATTGTATGTCTCGCCATCTGTTTTGGGACGGTGCCTCAAATCAGTGGTAGGTGCTTTTGAGCCCATTTAGCGTGCTCATGGTGTTGGACGGTTGTTGTATGGTCGGCGATGGTTAGGAGGGGAAATGCTTATGCCAGGCAAAACAGCACTACTTGTTAATGCGCTGCTAGAGGAATACCCAGAGTATGTGATCACCGGATATTTGACAGATGTTTACATAAGCGCCTATTGCGCTGTTGGCTACGTCTATAAGCACGCTCAATATGAAAACGGCAGAAAGATGTTGACCGAAGAGATCAGCAAGGTCATCGAGTTTGAGCACAGGTACATGATTGAGACTGTTGATGGTGAGCGGCTTTTACTTGTGAATTTTCATTCGTGTGGTGGGCGAAAGTCGTTGATGTTCCTTCTGGAACTATTCAGTAGCGGCGCAATGTCTGGGTCGAGGTACTGCGTGCAATGACAGAGTGCAATCGAACGGAGATACACATAACACTGTTTCGGTTGGATGGCGGGACGACCCCTCTGCCTCTGACGCTAGGAGTGATCGTGATGGAGAGTCCGAGTCGGAACGGCGTTATTCACTGCGCGGTGTGCGACAGTGACACGCGTGTGCTTGGCTATGCATGAACAACTAGATGCGCTGCTGTGTCAGCGATATCCCGCGATTTTTTCAGTTGATGATTTCAGTGCTCTGCCGGTGTTCGGCTTTGAGTGCAGTGATGGCTGGTTCACGCTAATCGAGGCGGCGTGTGCATTGATTCAGCATCACGTCGATACTACGGGCGCTCAGCAACTGGTGGCGACGCAGGTGAAGGAAAAATTTGGTGGGCTGCGCTTCTATTACCGACACGGGGGCGATTACGCAATACCTGTAATCGGGCTTGTTGAGCTGCTATCGACGCACGTGTGTGAGGTATGTGGCGCCTTGGGCGAGGGCGTGTCGCTCTTTGGTTGGATGCAGACGCGTTGCCTTGAGCATGCGAAAGCGATTGTGTATGAGGAACCGCTCATGGCGGTCATTAGGGAAAATCTCGTACTAGCCCCGCCGATGGGCGCACTGCTGGGGGCCTCGCTGGAATGCTTCGCCCTCGATGACCAAGCTGCTGCCCGCTGGTTGACCAAGCCTGCCCTGGCTTTGGGGAATATCGCGCCATTGGCGCTGGCTGGATCTCTCGATGGGCAACAGCAAGTACTGACGCTGATCGGCCGCCTGGAGCACGGCATCACGCCGTGATGCTCTGGTTGTAAACCTTGTACGTTGCGTAAATCGAAGAGGTTTACGCAACGTACAAGGTTTACAACCAGAAACTGGAATACCTAGAGGGCGGTCACGTTGCTCGCGGGCCGGCTCAGAGTTCGCCTCACTAAGGCGTTGACGCCGCCGCTCGTTCACCCGGCAGGCCTGGGACGGGCGTTGGCGGTAGTGATGGAGTTGGTGACCGCCGATGCCCTTAGTCTAGAGCGGGAGCAACTTGACTCTGCGTGCGAGGTGCTTGGGAGTAATCGGAGCGCTAGTTGTAGCCATACACCCGATATGACACCCATTTACACCCATTACTCTAGTTTCTGAACCGTGAAGCCTACGTCTGTGTCGTTACTACTCTGCGAGAACTGCACAATGCTTATTATCAGGACCTTGTGGCCCAAGGTGGTGGAGCTTGTGCTATCTACAGCCGTGGGCTGGTATGACACGCTAGCTATCGTTCGGGTTGTTCACGAGCCCCTAGCATTCTTCGCAAACGACCTTTTGGGTGCATCGTATTGGTTCTCGTCCTCTGTAATCGGTCTTTGGGCAGCATCCGCTCGATCTTGTGCAAAGCCAAACGGGGCGCCAATAGATCCTTAAACTGCTCGAAGGCGTCAGCAGCAAGCCTGTTCTGGATTGATGCACTGCTAGGTCGGATAGCTGTTTGGAGCCGCCATAGTGTGTGGCAGGGTTTGCTTGGTATAAGTCCTAACCAATGCAGCATTTGTGCTTCATTTTGAGTCTAATGCAGCATACGTGCTTCAAAATACGCGAATTGCATCATATATGCTGCGTAGGCCGATGCGGATTAAGCGACCCGTAGCGGATTTTCAAGTGGTTATTGCAGTTGCAAGGTAAGGTTTCCGATGAGAACAACATTGCTTGATCAGATTCTTAGGCGCAGAAAAGCCTTGAAGATTCGATCTTCTGACATGACTCTGCTAGCAGGTATCAATCGTCAGCAATATGAAAAAATTGAAAAAAGCGGGAATCCAAGCCTGATTACGTTGGATAAGATTGCTGAGGCGCTGGACGCCGAACTGATGCTTATTCCTAAAGAGACGTTAGGTGCGGTCAGAAAAGTTTTAGCTATTTCCACCAATCCATCACAGACTTTGTTGGCCAGCAAATCTACAGTTGAAGAAAGTCTCTATCGGGCTGTGGATTCATCAGATAGCGAGGGGCTGGGTACCAGCCATGATGACCTTATCGCAGATCCATGGGCCCTGATTGAGGGGAAGAGGTAGCTCAATCTTAAATCAGTATCCACTCAGTTTGGGAAAGACCACTGTGCACATGATTTTCTAGCGATAGATATCCAATTAAACCCTTTGCGTTAGATATTGCACAATCTCTCTGCGGTCATGGTCTATGGCTATCCATAGCGCATCATAGGTCTGCAATGGACTATTGCTGGGTATGAGGGGTAGTGCAGCGTCGCCGCCATAGCTTAGTAGGAGTTTAAACAGAGCTAGATCTCCAATTTCTGCGGCGAATAGTGTTGGGGTCCACTCGGCTATATGCTCCGGTTGAACTCGGTAGCGACGATTTGGATTGGCACCGTGCTTGAGTAGGACTTCGATGACTTGACGTCTGTCTTCTAGGGGGCGGGAATAGTATTCCCTAGTGGCTTGGAATAGATCTCGGTAATGGGGGCTTTGCATCATTTTGAGCATGGAAAGACGGCGGCTCGGTAGGTCAACGTCCACTGCGACACCTTCTTTTGCATCATACGCATCACCGCGAGTTTTGCCGTTCACATAAAATTCTTGCTCGATAGCGAATGCGGTTTCTGGTCGTTTGCTGTGGTGGAATAGTGCCATTGCATAGCACAGCGCCGAAGCCTGATATCCGCAGGATATTTCAGTCTGGGCGCCCAGTTGTAGTAGTTGTTCGACAGCAGTAGCGTCAGCCATTTCTATGGCCCATTTCATCGGCGTCTCTTTTTTTGTGGAGGCGTGGCGGTTTACCGTTTCGACGGTCAGTCCCGCGCTTAGTAAGTGATTCATGATGGCGGGATCTTTCTGGTCGCAAGCTCGGCGCATGGCATAACTGATCGGCCCTTCACCTGACTCCGGGATATAGTCGTTCGGGTCTCCGCCGCGTTCCAAGAGAGCCTTTACGTCATCCAGTGTGCCCATCATGACCGCCTGCATAAGCGGTGTTCGTCGTGTGCGCCCATCGGCGTATTTAACTTTTCGGTTTGGAGCCTCAAGAGCTTCGCTTGTGACGCGAAAGGGGCCTTCCAGAACCGCCATTTCCAGGGCCGGCGGTACGCGATCATGTGCTTTTAATGGTTGGAAGCGATACTCAAAGGCCAAGGCGAGGCTTCGGCGTTGTTGCTCATCAAATGGGCGTTTTGGCCAGTGGTTGATGCCTAGTAAAAAAGTCTTGTCCCAGAAGTGTTTTGCGACACGCTGCTCGCCAGCACCAACAGCGAAAAGCAGTGCCTCTGTGAGCAGTGCCTTCTGATTAGCGCCTTTTCGCCACCAAGCCTGCTCGACTGCTCGCAGGTATAGCGTCACGGCCTCACTGTGAGGACGAGTGAAAGCAGCTAGTCGCGCACTCAGCCAGTCGTGCTGGTATTGGAGCTGCGCTTGCTCTTGTTCTGTGCCTTGTCGGATCAGCTGTTGCAGCTGTTGAAGGTTCAGTTGAATGGTGTCCGCATGCGCTGCCGTCGACGCAAATAGCTCTTCGATTTCAATGATGAGCGGTATGGCCTTTTTACGAATACCGTGAAAAGCCCACTGCGCTTCGCGTTGAGCAAAGGAGTTGATGACATCATCAAGCGATGGGGGGGAATATTGGAGCGATTGGCTTATGGCTACTCGCAGAACGGTAGGGATGTTTTGCAGGGTAATCGCCACGATCAGCCAGCCTGTACTTAGCTCGACTTGCCGTTCGGACAGAGCACGATCTACACACGCTTCTACTTTCTTTCGGAGCGGCCAGAAGCTTTTTTTGATTGGCTTGCCTTGTAGCCAGCGTTGCAAGCTACGTATGTCAACGCCGAGGCAGGATTCTAGACGCTCTAGCAGGGTTGCCTGCTCAATCGCCAACTGCGCAGAAAGCCATTCAACCCAAGTATGGAAGGGAGACGCGCACAGGTTATTTAGGGGTGGCCCTGACATCTGACGTTGAGCCGACTGGAGAAGGCCCCTGCACAACGGCAGTTGAACCGTCTCCCGGTACAGCTCTTGGCCGTCCTCATCAGCCCAAGACATTTCATCAATGTTCTGCACAAGGGTTTGTATCGTTGTACGGGTGTGACGCCAGGCTGCGTCCAACCACTGGTGCCAAGAGGGGCCACACTCTGCGTGCACGGCTTTGAGTAGCTGCTGTTCAATCTCGGCGATCAGTTCTGCGGTGGATTCAGGGCGGGCCTCGATAGCCGCGTCGTCTAGGCCTTTATCCATGCCTCGCTCGTTCAAGAGCGGACGCAGACCTGCATCGGTAATGACGTGGCGAAGCACTTCTCCGAGTTTGGGCAAAGGACTTCTGGAAAACATTGGGTGTCCCTAGTGAAGAAGCGGGGCAGAAGCCCCGCGTTTTCCTTAATCAGCGTTTGTTCTTTTCAGCCGCACGAGTCGCCCGTGCAGTGAAACTGCCTTTGGATACCTGGCCGCCATTACCCTTTGCCTCACTGGAATGGATTCGGGCCGCTGCCTCGCTAGTCATTGGGGTGGGCGAGGTTGTCTTAGGTTGCTGGGTCATGATTGCTCTCCTGATGATGTGCCATGAGCGGCACCGAAGAGATCATCCCGTCCAGCTCGACATAGTGCACGACAGACTACCGAGAACATTTACGAGTTTTCGGGATGATAGGTTTTAGGCGGCCGGCGGTTCGAGCTTGCTTGCTAAAGCAAGTCAATATAATGGCATTATAGTGGCATTTGTTCCGCCTGAGATG
The genomic region above belongs to Pseudomonas sediminis and contains:
- a CDS encoding TniB family NTP-binding protein; protein product: MNDEIKDKLVQFAQFVVNHPEYADALSCITRSIEATTTRGEPASALLTGEPGTGKSTACRIALSQFGERRIVTTEAGTTEIVPAFYCSLQAGATTKSLTTSMLQELGCSNVTGNSSTLFKRLVTLLQTCQTKLIVLDEFDNLLRKGAEKSREQVCDWVRTLLNETLVPVAIVGIPSCEEIINAHPQLSRRYPYRHQMNHFTYAALDPASVFSKTLRALGGAIKKIGEFEKCISLNTEQPLKAMYLTTGGNMNGIRQLLNDAFRLALLRNNGSFELIDLISAADLSVIPTALYRGNAFRLTDESLTKIISGVKVK
- a CDS encoding Tn7 transposase TnsA N-terminal domain-containing protein → MKKLRINGGETASPLRNIKRSQFGKQTTIFPSRKNGESIVCEVRLEADACFHWEYDKDVISYRPQPERLVLEVEGKIRTYVPDFEVLYSDGSTTFVEVKPDNVYRKPKYLALYRAAEEFLHKRGQRFQLLTDSQIRQQPRLNNLIKTYSQARGVTPIERAYLRDQLSMLKAPMQIGDLLALPSPPSPASLSAALFEQELRCNWDKPISTSSRVFWG
- a CDS encoding MbcA/ParS/Xre antitoxin family protein, translated to MHEQLDALLCQRYPAIFSVDDFSALPVFGFECSDGWFTLIEAACALIQHHVDTTGAQQLVATQVKEKFGGLRFYYRHGGDYAIPVIGLVELLSTHVCEVCGALGEGVSLFGWMQTRCLEHAKAIVYEEPLMAVIRENLVLAPPMGALLGASLECFALDDQAAARWLTKPALALGNIAPLALAGSLDGQQQVLTLIGRLEHGITP
- a CDS encoding helix-turn-helix transcriptional regulator, with translation MRTTLLDQILRRRKALKIRSSDMTLLAGINRQQYEKIEKSGNPSLITLDKIAEALDAELMLIPKETLGAVRKVLAISTNPSQTLLASKSTVEESLYRAVDSSDSEGLGTSHDDLIADPWALIEGKR
- a CDS encoding ankyrin repeat domain-containing protein; translation: MDKGLDDAAIEARPESTAELIAEIEQQLLKAVHAECGPSWHQWLDAAWRHTRTTIQTLVQNIDEMSWADEDGQELYRETVQLPLCRGLLQSAQRQMSGPPLNNLCASPFHTWVEWLSAQLAIEQATLLERLESCLGVDIRSLQRWLQGKPIKKSFWPLRKKVEACVDRALSERQVELSTGWLIVAITLQNIPTVLRVAISQSLQYSPPSLDDVINSFAQREAQWAFHGIRKKAIPLIIEIEELFASTAAHADTIQLNLQQLQQLIRQGTEQEQAQLQYQHDWLSARLAAFTRPHSEAVTLYLRAVEQAWWRKGANQKALLTEALLFAVGAGEQRVAKHFWDKTFLLGINHWPKRPFDEQQRRSLALAFEYRFQPLKAHDRVPPALEMAVLEGPFRVTSEALEAPNRKVKYADGRTRRTPLMQAVMMGTLDDVKALLERGGDPNDYIPESGEGPISYAMRRACDQKDPAIMNHLLSAGLTVETVNRHASTKKETPMKWAIEMADATAVEQLLQLGAQTEISCGYQASALCYAMALFHHSKRPETAFAIEQEFYVNGKTRGDAYDAKEGVAVDVDLPSRRLSMLKMMQSPHYRDLFQATREYYSRPLEDRRQVIEVLLKHGANPNRRYRVQPEHIAEWTPTLFAAEIGDLALFKLLLSYGGDAALPLIPSNSPLQTYDALWIAIDHDRREIVQYLTQRV